Proteins encoded in a region of the Xiphophorus couchianus chromosome 11, X_couchianus-1.0, whole genome shotgun sequence genome:
- the nectin3b gene encoding nectin-3-like protein isoform X1, which produces MDHSWRGRMLWICNQGPARSQCQVCPRPPRSRRPTWYSPHAVRSCCRGGSTLQRSSNWHASSSSARQQGNALLLLTMLLFSERRRLRQQRKSALCYVLCFISGAVCSQVVVPQRVSAVLGKNVTLDCRVEVGTNLTLTQSSWERRLPSGSVTVAVYNPELGTFIPPEYINRLHFRSPSSRDATIVLGNVGFSDVGIYTCKVATFPLGNTQASTTISVLVEPKVYVSAGSAALIDGGNDTVVATCIAERARPPAEVSWESNLFGQSEVQLFDDVNGTTSTQVRYIWQPTRHVQGHALTCVVRHPALQSDFRIPYQLNVQFAPDISVVGYDGDWYVGRENVQMTCKANANPPAHHFRWIRLDSEMPDGVETRNSTLLFLRPLHRNDSGVYRCEVANDINLRSRDVRILIQDPPTMPSTITAPVLTGSSSSTFVVDKGHVLLSSPTLEALPESNLGSIVGGAVGGALSLLLVLSLVGVCYLRKPQTFHGSYYAKQNHGTADLQKAAGQHELRPTKAGGGTSTRDHDREEWGDRELKKERDQHRYNEYNGEKYPVNGYTRAMRESGRLNQQQTPRQEHAQFSSPQRPRCARYPHPPKRQGNGSPYLSDDCYDSGADGDYVSHTDGSLMSRREWYV; this is translated from the exons ATGGATCATTCCTGGAGGGGGAGGATGCTGTGGATCTGTAACCAGGGGCCCGCTCGCTCCCAGTGTCAGGTGTGCCCACGGCCTCCCCGCTCCCGCCGGCCCACATGGTACAGTCCACATGCGGTTCGGAGTTGTTGCCGAGGAGGTTCCACTCTTCAGCGCTCCTCAAACTGGCATGCATCCTCCTCTTCGGCCAGGCAGCAGGGGAATGCACTTCTTCTTTTGACGATGCTACTCTTTTCTGAGCGGAGGCGTCTCAGACAGCAGCGCAAGAGCGCGCTCTGCTACGTTTTGTGCTTTATTTCAG GCGCTGTGTGCAGTCAGGTGGTGGTGCCTCAGAGAGTGAGTGCCGTGCTGggaaaaaatgtgactttagaCTGCCGGGTGGAGGTTGGCACAAACCTCACTCTGACTCAGAGTTCCTGGGAGCGCCGCCTGCCTTCGGGCTCCGTAACCGTGGCGGTGTATAACCCCGAGCTTGGCACCTTCATCCCACCGGAGTATATCAACCGCTTGCATTTCCGGTCGCCATCATCTCGCGATGCCACTATCGTACTGGGAAACGTGGGCTTCTCAGACGTGGGGATCTACACTTGTAAGGTGGCTACGTTTCCTCTGGGAAACACACAAGCCTCTACCACCATTAGTGTGCTTG TGGAGCCAAAGGTCTACGTTTCCGCCGGCTCAGCCGCTCTGATCGACGGGGGCAACGACACCGTGGTGGCCACCTGCATCGCCGAGCGAGCTCGGCCCCCTGCTGAGGTGTCTTGGGAGTCCAACCTTTTCGGCCAGTCAGAGGTGCAACTGTTCGACGACGTCAACGGCACGACCAGCACACAGGTGCGCTACATCTGGCAGCCCACGCGCCACGTCCAGGGCCACGCGCTGACCTGCGTGGTCCGTCACCCGGCGCTCCAGAGCGACTTCAGGATCCCCTACCAGCTCAACGTGCAGT TTGCTCCTGATATATCCGTTGTGGGGTATGATGGGGACTGGTATGTGGGCCGAGAGAATGTCCAGATGACATGCAAAGCCAACGCCAACCCACCGGCTCATCACTTCAGATGGATCAG atTGGACAGTGAAATGCCAGACGGCGTGGAAACGAGGAACAGCACTTTGCTTTTCCTGCGTCCCCTTCATCGGAATGACTCTGGCGTTTACAGGTGCGAGGTTGCCAATGACATTAACCTCCGCAGTCGAGATGTGCGCATCCTCATACAAG ATCCTCCCACCATGCCTTCCACCATTACCGCTCCTGTCCTAACcggctcttcctcctccacctttGTGGTTGATAAGGGCCACGTCCTCCTGAGCTCCCCTACACTTGAAGCCCTGCCTGAAAGTAATCTTGGTTCCATAGTGGGTGGGGCCGTGGGCGGGGCCTTGTCCCTGCTTCTGGTGTTGTCTCTGGTCGGCGTGTGTTACCTACGGAAACCGCAGACCTTTCACGGCAGCTACTACGCCAAGCAGAACCACGGCACTGCTGATTTGCAGAAGGCCGCCGGGCAACACGAGCTGCGGCCCACGAAGGCCGGCGGCGGCACTAGCACCCGGGATCATGACCGGGAGGAGTGGGGCGACCGCGAGCTCAAAAAAGAACGAGACCAGCATCGCTATAACGAGTACAACGGAGAAAAGTATCCCGTTAACGGCTACACGAGGGCCATGAGGGAAAGCGGCCGCCTCAACCAGCAACAGACTCCCCGTCAGGAACACGCACAGTTTTCTAGTCCACAGCGGCCCAGGTGCGCCAGATACCCTCACCCACCTAAACGGCAGGGAAACGGCTCCCCCTACCTGTCGGATGACTGCTACGATAGCGGGGCCGACGGCGATTACGTGTCGCACACAGACGGCTCGCTCATGTCACGTAGAGAGTGGTACGTTTGA
- the nectin3b gene encoding nectin-3-like protein isoform X2 yields the protein MDHSWRGRMLWICNQGPARSQCQVCPRPPRSRRPTWYSPHAVRSCCRGGSTLQRSSNWHASSSSARQQGNALLLLTMLLFSERRRLRQQRKSALCYVLCFISGAVCSQVVVPQRVSAVLGKNVTLDCRVEVGTNLTLTQSSWERRLPSGSVTVAVYNPELGTFIPPEYINRLHFRSPSSRDATIVLGNVGFSDVGIYTCKVATFPLGNTQASTTISVLVEPKVYVSAGSAALIDGGNDTVVATCIAERARPPAEVSWESNLFGQSEVQLFDDVNGTTSTQVRYIWQPTRHVQGHALTCVVRHPALQSDFRIPYQLNVQFAPDISVVGYDGDWYVGRENVQMTCKANANPPAHHFRWIRLDSEMPDGVETRNSTLLFLRPLHRNDSGVYRCEVANDINLRSRDVRILIQDQSQAERSSSIAVAGAVMGAVLALFLITVFIIVILTARKAPPTSYTDKVIDLPPTHKPPPPYSERAPAVPLGVHASQVAWLCQARRTDQRLEQRPPAAARPAPPSAQQRSRLEWVCHQSGTDRVYINHREHYV from the exons ATGGATCATTCCTGGAGGGGGAGGATGCTGTGGATCTGTAACCAGGGGCCCGCTCGCTCCCAGTGTCAGGTGTGCCCACGGCCTCCCCGCTCCCGCCGGCCCACATGGTACAGTCCACATGCGGTTCGGAGTTGTTGCCGAGGAGGTTCCACTCTTCAGCGCTCCTCAAACTGGCATGCATCCTCCTCTTCGGCCAGGCAGCAGGGGAATGCACTTCTTCTTTTGACGATGCTACTCTTTTCTGAGCGGAGGCGTCTCAGACAGCAGCGCAAGAGCGCGCTCTGCTACGTTTTGTGCTTTATTTCAG GCGCTGTGTGCAGTCAGGTGGTGGTGCCTCAGAGAGTGAGTGCCGTGCTGggaaaaaatgtgactttagaCTGCCGGGTGGAGGTTGGCACAAACCTCACTCTGACTCAGAGTTCCTGGGAGCGCCGCCTGCCTTCGGGCTCCGTAACCGTGGCGGTGTATAACCCCGAGCTTGGCACCTTCATCCCACCGGAGTATATCAACCGCTTGCATTTCCGGTCGCCATCATCTCGCGATGCCACTATCGTACTGGGAAACGTGGGCTTCTCAGACGTGGGGATCTACACTTGTAAGGTGGCTACGTTTCCTCTGGGAAACACACAAGCCTCTACCACCATTAGTGTGCTTG TGGAGCCAAAGGTCTACGTTTCCGCCGGCTCAGCCGCTCTGATCGACGGGGGCAACGACACCGTGGTGGCCACCTGCATCGCCGAGCGAGCTCGGCCCCCTGCTGAGGTGTCTTGGGAGTCCAACCTTTTCGGCCAGTCAGAGGTGCAACTGTTCGACGACGTCAACGGCACGACCAGCACACAGGTGCGCTACATCTGGCAGCCCACGCGCCACGTCCAGGGCCACGCGCTGACCTGCGTGGTCCGTCACCCGGCGCTCCAGAGCGACTTCAGGATCCCCTACCAGCTCAACGTGCAGT TTGCTCCTGATATATCCGTTGTGGGGTATGATGGGGACTGGTATGTGGGCCGAGAGAATGTCCAGATGACATGCAAAGCCAACGCCAACCCACCGGCTCATCACTTCAGATGGATCAG atTGGACAGTGAAATGCCAGACGGCGTGGAAACGAGGAACAGCACTTTGCTTTTCCTGCGTCCCCTTCATCGGAATGACTCTGGCGTTTACAGGTGCGAGGTTGCCAATGACATTAACCTCCGCAGTCGAGATGTGCGCATCCTCATACAAG ACCAGTCTCAAGCGGAGAGGTCCAGCTCCATCGCCGTGGCCGGAGCCGTGATGGGTGCCGTCCTCGCTCTCTTCCTCATCACCGTCTTCATCATCGTGATTCTCACCGCTCGGAAAGCCCCTCCGACTTCCTACACTGACAAAGT GATTGACCTTCCTCCGACTCACAAGCCGCCCCCTCCGTATTCGGAGAGAGCACCGGCTGTTCCTCTGGGAGTCCACGCATCACAAGTGGCCTGGCTGTGTCAG GCTCGTAGAACGGACCAGAGGCTCGAGCAGCGCCCGCCCGCAGCAGCGAGGCCCGCACCTCCATCGGCCCAGCAGCGCTCCCGCCTGGAGTGGGTGTGCCATCAAAGCGGGACGGACCGGGTGTACATCAACCACCGTGAGCACTACGTGTGA